In one window of Methanolobus mangrovi DNA:
- a CDS encoding PAS domain S-box protein → MTRSVLLNHTKNDSFKLKNDLQGICNKISVHHLDYGNHTDMCPFERSIFICKIEKDTARDIVEYAMRISSESDSPILFIISEPDECFFDIIAMSDKALYIKEPYTRNELKYKIKEAANNLNKRDDTFHMIAESVHDIIFTMDISGKFFYVSPSVKKITGFTQEETLKKNMKELVTKQSFEYINSLMGTFCAKLQKGLPIKAPAIEMEILCKDGSTLWTELTVNPVLDDDRKFRLFTGVIRDINDRKKAEERFRIAAECTNDLIYEWDIKNDHLEWYGDIHDVLGYGSEDVPQTLEAWFERVHPDDLQNIREIIDNYRKTGDVLHAEYRMLAKNGEITYWKEQIIPIFGDVTKEVVRTIGVCSDITERKEAENALKESEEMFRLIAENANDVIWMLDSSGNTLYVSPSVENLRGFTPEELRSLPIEERFTPKSYKDLMKLWNAFFSTFKKGFIPDIPRTIELEQPCKDGSTVWVEMHINPVLDGEGNFKFFLGISRNIDQRKKNELELEKQAQLLDTIFELAPIPMVLVNRNGIVEDINQECMEISKTKKEASIGKKSGEIFSCVNASKGNGCGTTEECTRCIFHIAMIETFKTRKNIHKREGITTIELPNGSQLELNVLASTAYIDLYDDAKVIFSVEDITERKRAEKAMLMSKMEAEEANRTKSEFLATMSHELRTPLNAIIGYSQMLQEDSFGELNTKQKRFANHVSTSGKHLLELINDILDLSKVEAGKIELHFEEFDVNDIMRNVYNIIGPLARKKHITIDFQVSKNTRIYADKTRFKQIFYNLMSNAVKFTPEKGHVEVALTVEDKLLQLSVIDNGIGMNKEEQDKLFTPFYQVDSSMTRKYQGTGLGLSIVKNIVELHSGTIEVKSEAGKGSTFTIKLPREQ, encoded by the coding sequence ATGACAAGATCAGTCCTCCTCAACCACACCAAAAACGATTCGTTTAAGCTGAAAAACGATCTTCAGGGCATCTGTAATAAGATATCTGTACACCACTTAGACTATGGTAACCATACAGACATGTGTCCCTTTGAAAGATCCATATTTATTTGTAAAATTGAAAAAGACACTGCCAGAGACATTGTGGAATACGCAATGAGAATATCCTCTGAAAGTGATTCACCTATTTTGTTTATCATATCCGAGCCAGATGAATGTTTTTTTGACATAATTGCCATGTCAGATAAGGCATTGTACATCAAGGAGCCTTATACACGAAATGAACTCAAATATAAAATCAAAGAGGCTGCAAACAACCTGAATAAAAGAGATGACACTTTTCATATGATCGCCGAAAGTGTGCATGATATTATCTTTACAATGGACATCTCAGGTAAATTCTTTTATGTCAGCCCTTCTGTAAAAAAGATTACAGGCTTTACACAGGAGGAAACGCTAAAAAAGAATATGAAAGAACTGGTAACAAAGCAGTCTTTTGAGTATATTAATAGCCTTATGGGCACTTTCTGTGCTAAACTTCAAAAAGGCCTACCTATCAAAGCTCCGGCAATTGAAATGGAGATCTTATGCAAGGACGGCTCAACATTATGGACAGAGCTGACCGTAAACCCTGTTTTAGATGATGATCGGAAATTTAGATTGTTCACCGGAGTTATCCGCGATATCAATGACCGCAAAAAAGCAGAAGAGCGTTTCAGGATTGCAGCGGAATGTACAAACGACCTGATCTATGAATGGGACATAAAAAATGACCATCTGGAATGGTATGGAGACATTCATGACGTTCTTGGCTATGGCTCGGAGGACGTTCCGCAAACCCTCGAGGCCTGGTTTGAGAGAGTGCATCCGGATGATCTGCAAAATATTAGGGAAATAATAGATAACTACCGTAAAACGGGCGATGTGCTTCATGCTGAGTATCGCATGCTGGCAAAAAATGGTGAAATAACGTATTGGAAAGAGCAGATAATACCCATATTTGGCGATGTTACAAAGGAAGTAGTTCGAACAATTGGCGTTTGCTCAGACATTACTGAAAGAAAAGAGGCGGAAAATGCCTTAAAAGAAAGCGAAGAGATGTTCCGCCTGATAGCTGAGAATGCAAATGATGTAATATGGATGCTTGATTCAAGTGGTAATACTCTTTATGTCAGCCCTTCAGTTGAAAACTTAAGAGGATTTACTCCTGAAGAATTGAGGAGTTTACCTATTGAAGAAAGATTTACACCCAAATCATACAAGGACTTGATGAAACTATGGAATGCTTTCTTCAGTACATTCAAAAAAGGATTTATTCCAGATATCCCACGCACCATAGAACTAGAACAGCCATGTAAAGATGGTTCTACCGTCTGGGTAGAGATGCATATCAATCCGGTCCTTGACGGTGAAGGTAACTTTAAATTCTTCCTGGGGATCAGCCGCAATATTGATCAGCGCAAAAAAAATGAGCTTGAACTTGAAAAACAGGCACAGCTACTTGATACTATTTTTGAGCTTGCCCCCATACCCATGGTACTTGTGAACAGGAATGGAATTGTTGAGGACATAAACCAGGAATGTATGGAAATATCAAAAACTAAGAAAGAAGCATCCATTGGTAAGAAATCAGGCGAGATATTCTCCTGTGTTAATGCATCAAAAGGGAATGGGTGTGGAACCACAGAAGAATGTACCAGATGCATCTTCCATATTGCCATGATAGAGACATTCAAAACACGAAAGAACATTCATAAAAGAGAAGGAATCACCACAATTGAATTGCCCAATGGTTCACAACTTGAACTGAATGTACTGGCCTCAACTGCTTACATCGACCTATATGATGATGCGAAAGTCATCTTCAGTGTTGAAGATATAACTGAAAGAAAAAGAGCAGAGAAAGCAATGCTCATGTCTAAAATGGAAGCTGAAGAAGCAAATCGTACAAAGAGTGAGTTCCTTGCAACAATGAGCCATGAATTAAGAACGCCATTAAACGCTATAATAGGCTATTCTCAAATGTTGCAGGAAGACAGTTTTGGTGAACTGAACACAAAGCAGAAGAGATTTGCAAACCACGTATCCACAAGTGGAAAACACCTACTTGAACTTATCAATGACATTCTGGACCTTTCAAAAGTAGAAGCAGGGAAAATAGAGCTGCACTTTGAGGAATTTGATGTTAATGACATCATGAGAAATGTGTACAACATAATCGGCCCCCTTGCAAGGAAAAAACACATAACTATCGACTTCCAGGTTTCAAAGAATACAAGAATATATGCTGACAAGACCAGATTCAAGCAGATATTCTATAACCTCATGAGCAATGCTGTGAAATTCACTCCGGAAAAAGGCCACGTAGAAGTTGCATTAACAGTTGAGGACAAACTGTTGCAACTCTCTGTAATCGATAATGGCATAGGAATGAACAAAGAAGAACAGGATAAACTTTTCACCCCATTTTACCAGGTAGATTCATCGATGACAAGAAAATACCAGGGAACAGGACTGGGATTATCAATCGTAAAAAATATAGTTGAACTCCACAGTGGGACAATTGAAGTGAAAAGTGAAGCCGGAAAAGGCAGCACATTCACTATCAAATTACCCAGAGAGCAATGA
- a CDS encoding HemK2/MTQ2 family protein methyltransferase, with the protein MVTIKHRNAMIRLADQVYEPAEDSYLLADTALELINDDMNVLEIGTGTGFVSAVLKANRNIRLVGTEISPLAASCAKSNGIDVIRTDMFTGLKARNQFDVVIFNPPYLPTSDDEKVPGWLNYAFDGGINGRKDIKPFMEQVRNYLKPDGMILLLVSSLTGIKEVMQEMEQYGFSPQTIARDKCSFEELVVIKAKRLNSI; encoded by the coding sequence ATGGTTACAATCAAACATCGAAATGCAATGATCAGGCTAGCTGACCAGGTATATGAGCCTGCCGAAGATTCCTATTTACTTGCAGATACCGCCCTTGAGTTAATCAATGATGATATGAATGTCCTGGAAATTGGCACAGGCACAGGTTTTGTATCTGCAGTTCTGAAAGCCAACCGGAATATCAGGCTTGTGGGAACAGAAATAAGCCCTTTAGCTGCAAGCTGTGCAAAATCCAATGGTATCGATGTTATCAGGACGGATATGTTCACAGGGCTTAAAGCCAGAAATCAATTTGACGTTGTGATATTCAATCCCCCATATCTTCCAACATCCGATGATGAAAAAGTTCCAGGGTGGCTGAATTATGCCTTTGACGGAGGTATCAACGGTCGCAAGGACATCAAACCATTCATGGAACAAGTACGTAACTACCTAAAACCTGATGGAATGATCCTATTATTAGTTTCATCCCTTACAGGCATTAAAGAAGTTATGCAGGAAATGGAACAATATGGTTTTAGTCCACAGACTATTGCCAGGGATAAATGCTCTTTTGAAGAACTGGTTGTCATTAAGGCAAAAAGGCTTAATAGTATCTGA
- the rsmA gene encoding 16S rRNA (adenine(1518)-N(6)/adenine(1519)-N(6))-dimethyltransferase RsmA produces MVYDILRKYGIRGGYHDQHFLIDKRILDKIVEAADIKPDEIILEIGAGIGNLTERLMDKAAHVIAIERDPELVDVLKDRFGDSDKLTIIHGDVLEVDFPPFDKVVSNLPYSISSEITFKLFRYNFKLGILMYQYEFAQRLVAHANSKDYSRLSVNAHYFADTSMIMKIPKGAFSPPPEVLSAVVEIIPRPADFEVLDEKYFLDFVTAVFGQRRKKMRNSILRNKQLLGIEDMNEFINELPEELLNLRPENLEPEQFAQLANTMFRHKQK; encoded by the coding sequence TTGGTTTATGACATACTTAGGAAATATGGTATCCGCGGCGGATACCATGACCAGCATTTTTTAATTGACAAGCGAATCCTTGACAAGATTGTCGAGGCTGCTGATATCAAACCTGACGAGATCATACTTGAGATAGGAGCAGGAATTGGCAACCTGACAGAAAGGCTCATGGATAAAGCAGCTCATGTAATTGCCATTGAAAGAGACCCTGAACTGGTTGATGTCCTGAAAGACCGTTTTGGAGATTCAGATAAACTCACCATTATCCATGGAGACGTACTCGAAGTTGATTTTCCACCTTTTGACAAGGTCGTTTCAAATCTTCCCTATTCCATATCATCCGAGATAACATTCAAGTTGTTCAGATACAATTTCAAACTCGGCATACTCATGTACCAGTACGAGTTTGCACAGAGACTGGTAGCACATGCTAATTCAAAGGACTACAGCCGCCTTTCTGTGAATGCACACTATTTCGCAGACACTTCAATGATTATGAAAATTCCAAAAGGAGCGTTCTCCCCGCCACCAGAAGTCCTCTCTGCAGTAGTTGAAATTATACCCAGACCAGCTGACTTTGAAGTACTGGATGAGAAATACTTCCTTGATTTCGTTACTGCGGTTTTTGGGCAGAGACGTAAGAAGATGAGAAACTCCATACTCAGGAACAAACAACTACTTGGCATCGAAGATATGAATGAATTCATAAATGAATTGCCGGAAGAACTGCTTAACCTGAGACCTGAAAATCTTGAACCTGAACAATTCGCACAACTTGCCAACACGATGTTCAGGCACAAACAAAAATAA
- a CDS encoding DUF655 domain-containing protein, protein MTTRGKPPEKEEYAWILDYLPYGSSDDKRPSYQKKPLVQAVGEIHFVLMELVPKEGKVPDIQSRVYIGDGDRDLIDHVKHRIPYQDLSHGAQLELPYILEKTVKHNEDKFVKFFNDAHPITNRLHMLELLPGIGKKLMWAIIDERKKGPFKTLEELHERVGGVHSPEKTIVNRIIDELKDDNIKYRLFTIPPRRTRN, encoded by the coding sequence ATGACAACAAGGGGAAAGCCACCTGAGAAAGAAGAATATGCATGGATTCTAGATTATCTTCCATACGGAAGTTCTGATGATAAACGTCCTTCATATCAAAAGAAACCTCTTGTACAGGCTGTCGGAGAGATCCATTTCGTATTAATGGAACTTGTACCTAAAGAAGGGAAAGTACCGGACATCCAGTCCCGGGTATACATAGGAGATGGTGACAGGGATCTCATAGACCATGTAAAGCACCGCATACCATACCAGGACCTAAGCCATGGTGCCCAACTTGAGCTGCCTTACATTCTTGAAAAGACTGTAAAGCATAATGAAGATAAATTTGTCAAATTCTTTAATGATGCTCATCCGATCACAAACAGGTTGCACATGCTTGAATTACTCCCGGGTATTGGGAAAAAACTCATGTGGGCCATTATAGACGAAAGGAAAAAAGGACCTTTCAAAACCCTTGAAGAGCTTCACGAAAGAGTCGGAGGAGTACACTCCCCGGAGAAGACTATCGTCAACAGGATCATAGATGAACTAAAGGACGACAATATCAAGTACAGACTCTTCACAATACCCCCACGTCGTACACGCAATTAA
- a CDS encoding RNA polymerase Rpb4 family protein: MIVKEVLSEELLTLAEVKGLLHEIMEERLKDEEELGYELRKAINHAETFSKTTPEKARNLVNKLLELEKMKPEIAIRLADIMPQTRDELRSLYAKERFTLLDEELDQILDLVEEAMD; the protein is encoded by the coding sequence ATGATAGTAAAAGAAGTTCTGAGTGAAGAATTGTTAACCCTGGCTGAAGTAAAGGGTTTGTTGCACGAGATAATGGAAGAACGTCTCAAAGACGAGGAAGAACTTGGATATGAACTGCGTAAAGCTATCAATCATGCAGAAACGTTCTCAAAGACAACTCCTGAAAAAGCAAGGAATCTGGTTAACAAACTTCTTGAGCTTGAAAAAATGAAGCCCGAGATAGCCATCAGACTGGCAGACATAATGCCACAGACAAGAGATGAGCTTAGATCACTTTATGCAAAAGAGAGATTCACACTCCTGGATGAAGAACTCGATCAAATACTAGACCTTGTGGAAGAAGCAATGGATTAG
- a CDS encoding 50S ribosomal protein L21e, translating into MATSHGEKHGTRYKLKKTTRERGLSPISKAIQEFDTGQMVHIDIDPSIQKGMPHARFQGKTGKVIGQRGRAYLLQIRDGNATKELISLPQHLKPQKY; encoded by the coding sequence ATGGCAACATCACACGGCGAAAAACACGGTACAAGGTATAAGTTAAAGAAAACCACAAGAGAAAGAGGTCTCTCACCAATCAGCAAGGCAATTCAGGAGTTCGACACCGGACAGATGGTCCACATCGACATTGACCCAAGCATACAGAAAGGAATGCCACACGCAAGATTCCAGGGTAAGACCGGAAAGGTTATTGGTCAGCGTGGCCGCGCTTATCTCTTACAGATAAGGGACGGAAATGCTACAAAAGAGCTCATATCCCTCCCACAGCACCTGAAACCACAGAAATACTAA
- a CDS encoding tRNA pseudouridine(54/55) synthase Pus10 — protein MTILETAKKIINEGPICDHCMGRQFAKLSTGLTNVQRGQAIKLSLAMEGDALFKEAADESLLEELAKSSNYARKTLKIHGEDEKCWVCMGIFDELDQWADRAVESIGEREYSTFLVGTKVSGLIGENEEILWSECGITQAEQFKTEMNREVGKLIAARTGKEVEFERPDVVVTLDIAEESTSIQVKSLYIQGRYRKLVRGIPQTRWPCRSCGGRGCEQCDNTGKQYPESVDELISEEVIKATKGTDTKFHGAGREDIDALMLGTGRPFVVEALNPVIRSIDVWELENKINEFAGGKVEVEGLKIVEKSVVENIKSAKADKVYNLKVTFKEPVSTDNLADAIGSLVGVQIHQRTPQRVSHRRADLVRKRYVHNMQLIEKTDEYAIIEVHCDGGLYVKELTSGDEGRTVPSLTEKLGIQATVAELNVVKVDI, from the coding sequence ATGACCATACTTGAAACCGCTAAGAAGATAATCAACGAAGGACCCATTTGCGACCATTGCATGGGAAGGCAATTCGCCAAATTATCCACAGGCCTCACCAATGTACAAAGAGGACAGGCCATCAAATTAAGCCTTGCAATGGAAGGAGACGCTTTGTTCAAAGAGGCAGCTGACGAGTCATTACTCGAAGAACTGGCAAAGAGCAGCAACTATGCAAGAAAGACTCTGAAGATTCATGGCGAAGATGAGAAGTGCTGGGTATGCATGGGTATTTTTGATGAACTTGATCAATGGGCTGACAGAGCGGTCGAAAGCATCGGAGAAAGAGAATACTCCACATTCCTTGTGGGCACAAAGGTAAGTGGCCTGATAGGCGAGAATGAAGAGATATTATGGAGTGAATGCGGGATCACACAGGCAGAGCAGTTCAAAACTGAAATGAACCGTGAGGTCGGTAAACTCATAGCTGCACGCACCGGAAAGGAAGTTGAGTTCGAAAGGCCTGACGTTGTTGTGACTCTGGATATTGCAGAGGAATCTACTAGCATTCAGGTAAAGTCACTCTATATACAGGGTAGATACAGGAAACTCGTAAGAGGAATCCCGCAGACAAGATGGCCATGCAGAAGCTGTGGCGGCAGAGGTTGTGAACAATGCGACAATACAGGGAAACAATATCCAGAGTCTGTAGACGAGCTTATCTCTGAAGAAGTTATTAAGGCAACAAAAGGAACAGATACAAAGTTCCATGGAGCCGGACGTGAAGATATCGATGCCCTTATGCTTGGAACTGGAAGACCTTTTGTTGTAGAGGCACTGAATCCTGTTATTCGAAGTATAGATGTATGGGAACTGGAAAACAAGATAAATGAGTTCGCAGGTGGCAAAGTAGAGGTAGAAGGACTTAAGATAGTAGAAAAGAGTGTAGTTGAAAATATAAAGTCTGCAAAGGCGGATAAAGTTTATAACCTTAAAGTTACATTCAAAGAGCCTGTTTCCACGGATAATCTTGCAGATGCTATAGGCTCCCTTGTTGGAGTACAAATACATCAAAGGACTCCACAGCGAGTATCCCACAGAAGAGCGGATCTTGTCCGAAAACGATATGTTCATAACATGCAGCTCATAGAGAAAACAGATGAGTATGCCATCATTGAAGTACACTGTGATGGTGGCCTGTATGTCAAGGAACTTACGTCCGGAGACGAGGGAAGAACTGTACCAAGCCTGACGGAAAAGTTAGGAATACAGGCAACAGTAGCTGAACTTAATGTCGTTAAAGTCGATATTTAA
- the trmY gene encoding tRNA (pseudouridine(54)-N(1))-methyltransferase TrmY has product MKDFVIIGHKALTTGDFSLNDLPGSAGRMDILCRCVNSALFLSHGMRRDINVHLVLLGDPDPGKIIRFNGEKLKYLNPDERSSGSLIKKALERDAIKYETQSTPGVWIRRAGLEELLAEFKDAGRDIYYLKEDGKDIREYTDLNTDAVFVLGDHMGVTEEEEEIIARVAKQTLNIGPISLHSDHCMIIIHNELDRKEA; this is encoded by the coding sequence ATGAAAGATTTTGTGATTATTGGACATAAAGCATTAACTACAGGGGACTTTTCACTTAACGACCTGCCCGGTTCCGCCGGAAGAATGGATATTCTTTGCAGGTGCGTCAATTCCGCACTTTTCCTTTCACACGGGATGAGACGCGATATTAATGTCCATCTTGTACTACTGGGAGATCCGGACCCTGGAAAGATAATAAGGTTCAACGGAGAGAAGTTGAAGTACCTCAACCCCGATGAGAGAAGCAGTGGTTCCCTCATAAAGAAGGCACTTGAAAGAGATGCTATTAAATATGAAACACAATCCACGCCTGGCGTATGGATACGTCGTGCAGGACTTGAAGAACTGCTTGCGGAATTCAAGGATGCTGGCAGGGATATATATTACCTGAAAGAAGATGGAAAAGACATCAGAGAATATACGGACCTTAATACAGATGCAGTATTTGTCCTCGGCGACCATATGGGAGTTACCGAAGAGGAAGAAGAGATAATTGCCAGAGTGGCAAAGCAGACGCTTAATATAGGCCCTATTTCACTCCATTCAGACCACTGTATGATTATAATTCATAATGAACTGGACAGGAAAGAAGCATAA
- a CDS encoding DEAD/DEAH box helicase, which yields METETFSGLYLSKEIRKSIKEMGFRELTEIQEKCIPLIQDGKDIIGQAQTGTGKTAAFGIPLMELLDPTNKKTQALVVCPTRELANQVSEELSKLVKYIPQLNVISIYGGLSVDSQISALKTGAQIIVGTPGRLIDHLERQTMHTDDISIVILDEADEMLNMGFREDIEKILDSTPSGRQTLLFSATMPGPILRLTEQYQKDPIHIKVIKEELTVPQVKQYYFEIKDNAKPEALKRLIEAENIKSALVFCNSKKDVDKLVIKLGSRGHPAEALHGDIKQKKREQRMDRFKNEDIGILIATDVAARGIDVDNIEVVFNYDLPQGLETYVHRIGRTARAGRPGLAYSFVSGKELGKLKDIMNITNTEIIKRELPSHRDIERIKENRIADDIRMQIRRGHLDKYDDFITSIADDDMNYRQIAAALAKILLKDEK from the coding sequence ATGGAAACAGAAACATTCAGTGGACTTTATCTTTCAAAGGAGATAAGGAAAAGCATTAAGGAAATGGGATTCAGGGAACTAACAGAGATCCAGGAAAAATGCATCCCCCTTATCCAGGACGGAAAAGACATCATCGGGCAGGCACAGACCGGTACAGGAAAAACAGCAGCATTTGGAATACCCCTGATGGAACTTCTGGACCCTACTAATAAAAAGACCCAGGCATTGGTAGTGTGCCCCACCAGAGAACTGGCAAACCAGGTATCTGAAGAACTCAGCAAACTTGTAAAATACATCCCGCAACTCAATGTGATATCCATATACGGAGGACTGTCAGTCGATTCCCAGATCAGTGCACTAAAAACAGGAGCCCAGATCATAGTAGGGACACCGGGACGATTGATAGATCATCTCGAAAGACAAACGATGCATACTGATGATATTAGTATTGTGATACTTGACGAAGCTGATGAGATGCTGAATATGGGCTTCAGGGAAGATATCGAAAAAATACTTGATAGCACCCCATCCGGCAGGCAGACATTGCTCTTTTCAGCAACGATGCCCGGACCCATATTAAGATTGACAGAGCAATACCAGAAAGACCCTATCCACATTAAAGTAATTAAAGAAGAACTTACAGTTCCACAGGTAAAGCAATATTACTTTGAAATAAAGGATAATGCTAAACCAGAGGCTTTGAAAAGACTTATAGAAGCCGAGAATATCAAATCCGCACTCGTATTTTGCAATTCAAAAAAGGATGTTGACAAATTAGTCATAAAACTGGGTTCAAGAGGACATCCTGCCGAGGCACTTCATGGAGACATCAAACAAAAGAAAAGAGAACAGCGGATGGACAGGTTCAAGAACGAGGATATTGGGATCCTGATAGCAACTGACGTAGCTGCCAGAGGAATAGATGTTGATAATATAGAAGTCGTTTTTAACTACGACCTGCCCCAGGGACTTGAGACCTACGTCCACAGGATAGGAAGAACCGCAAGAGCAGGCCGACCGGGACTTGCATATTCATTTGTATCAGGCAAAGAATTAGGGAAACTGAAGGACATAATGAATATCACCAATACGGAAATCATTAAAAGAGAACTTCCCAGCCATAGAGACATAGAGAGAATTAAAGAGAATCGTATCGCCGATGATATCAGGATGCAGATCAGGAGAGGACACCTGGACAAATATGATGACTTTATCACAAGTATTGCAGACGATGATATGAACTACCGGCAGATTGCAGCTGCTCTTGCAAAAATATTACTCAAGGATGAGAAATAA
- the thiD gene encoding bifunctional hydroxymethylpyrimidine kinase/phosphomethylpyrimidine kinase has translation MSKIPVILTIAGSDSGGGAGIEADVKTIASIGLHPACAITSVTAQNTTGVLSAYDIPCEVIQNQIDAVCDDMDIRYAKSGMLSSSDIISTVAKMVKKHDLKLVVDPVMAAEAGGDLLRKDAVSTLKEELLPVSEVVTPNINEANILSGMQITNVEEAKEAAKVISQTGVKIVIVTGGHLDASDIIYDSEKDTYTIIPGTFVKGGTHGSGCTYSAALASSLAQGYKIDEAAKVAKDFVVEAIKGSVPVGKGVGPVNQLASILQNSERYTVLQNMKEGVRILTGCKEFAGLIPEVGCNIAMALPAAESTEDIAAVTGRIVKLKGTVHVVGDIEFGASSHVARIILASMKYDPISRAAVNIRYSEQLIDICQELDFSISSFSRDEEPENTHTMDWGTEDAIKKYGSVPDIISDKGGIGKEAMIRIIGHSATEVTQKAAKIAEKYAARKTKLN, from the coding sequence ATGAGCAAAATACCAGTAATACTTACAATTGCAGGTTCTGACTCAGGTGGAGGAGCAGGAATAGAAGCAGATGTAAAAACAATAGCTTCCATAGGACTGCACCCTGCATGTGCCATCACATCAGTGACCGCACAGAACACAACCGGAGTTCTGAGTGCATATGACATCCCTTGTGAAGTAATACAGAACCAGATAGATGCCGTTTGTGATGACATGGATATAAGATATGCCAAGTCAGGCATGCTATCATCTTCAGATATAATATCAACCGTTGCAAAGATGGTAAAAAAACATGATCTTAAACTGGTTGTCGATCCCGTTATGGCAGCAGAGGCCGGAGGAGATCTGCTCCGAAAAGATGCCGTATCAACCTTAAAGGAAGAACTTCTACCCGTAAGCGAAGTCGTGACACCAAACATAAATGAAGCAAATATCCTTTCCGGAATGCAGATAACTAATGTAGAGGAAGCAAAGGAAGCTGCAAAAGTAATCAGCCAGACAGGTGTCAAAATAGTAATTGTTACCGGCGGCCACCTCGATGCATCGGACATAATATATGATTCCGAAAAAGACACTTACACAATAATACCCGGAACTTTCGTGAAGGGTGGAACACACGGATCAGGATGCACATATTCTGCCGCACTGGCATCATCCCTTGCGCAGGGATACAAAATTGATGAAGCTGCAAAGGTAGCAAAGGACTTCGTGGTGGAAGCCATCAAAGGAAGTGTGCCAGTTGGAAAAGGAGTAGGGCCTGTTAACCAGCTAGCCAGTATCCTGCAAAACTCTGAAAGATATACAGTCTTGCAGAACATGAAAGAAGGAGTGAGGATACTCACAGGATGCAAAGAATTTGCAGGACTTATCCCCGAAGTCGGATGCAACATAGCAATGGCATTGCCAGCTGCAGAGTCAACAGAAGATATAGCTGCCGTTACAGGCAGGATCGTGAAACTTAAAGGAACTGTACATGTTGTTGGCGACATTGAATTTGGTGCGAGCAGCCATGTTGCCCGCATAATACTGGCATCAATGAAATATGACCCCATATCCAGAGCTGCTGTAAATATAAGATATTCCGAACAGCTCATAGACATATGCCAGGAACTTGACTTCAGCATCTCTTCATTTTCCAGAGATGAAGAACCTGAAAATACACACACTATGGATTGGGGGACAGAAGATGCTATTAAAAAGTATGGAAGCGTGCCAGACATAATCTCTGACAAGGGCGGCATTGGAAAGGAAGCAATGATCAGAATAATAGGCCACAGCGCCACAGAAGTCACACAGAAGGCTGCAAAGATAGCTGAAAAATATGCGGCCCGGAAAACTAAACTAAACTAA
- a CDS encoding LSm family protein: MGNRPLDILNDALNTPVIVRLKGAREFRGKLQGYDVHMNLVLDDAEELKEGEIVRKLGSVVIRGDNVVYVSP; encoded by the coding sequence ATGGGAAACAGACCTCTTGATATATTGAACGATGCTTTGAACACACCTGTAATTGTGAGACTTAAAGGCGCAAGAGAATTTCGTGGTAAACTCCAGGGTTACGATGTTCACATGAACCTCGTACTGGATGATGCGGAAGAGCTTAAGGAAGGAGAGATTGTGAGAAAACTGGGTAGTGTTGTTATCAGAGGTGACAACGTAGTATATGTTTCTCCTTGA
- a CDS encoding 50S ribosomal protein L37e: MSKGTPSMGKRQKRTHVKCRRCGSVSLNIHTKECTSCGFGKTSRMRSYKWQAKCKY, encoded by the coding sequence ATGTCAAAAGGTACTCCCTCAATGGGTAAAAGGCAAAAGCGCACGCATGTGAAATGCAGGCGCTGTGGTAGTGTTTCACTTAACATTCATACAAAAGAATGTACTTCATGCGGCTTTGGAAAAACCTCACGCATGAGAAGCTACAAATGGCAAGCAAAGTGCAAATACTGA